The segment aaaaatatatggttTTAGGCCCTACCAGTTCCGGAATCTCTGAAAGTaatgtatataaatatgaaaGGTAAAAGCTAAAACAAATGCATAGGAATGTGAACACAAGTGTGTAAATGGATAAaactagaaagaaaaaaaggtgTTGGAGGTCGTTGAATTTGTTAGTGTGAATCTAACAAAACGCATATAAAAGTGATTATAAAGTGCATATATAATTGCGCAACTCCCCATTCCTCCATCCAACTTTGTTTGTTTATTCGATTTTTGTAGAAAGCAATAATTCGATTACGTGTGTCACCTTGTGAAGTATTTTCAAAACAAGCATATTCAATGACTTCACAAGCCACTTGTAAATATTCCCACTTGTGAATTCATTTATATTCACATAAGTGTAGTTACTGCACACATATATGCATAACCAcgccaaaaagaaaaaaaaaaaaagaaaggaacaGAGAAACGGAATGGTGCTTATCATCATAGGAAGTAGGAACTAACTAGACTACTAGAGCATCGCAATGCGTGTGATTGGTAAATGACTTCGcacccaaaaaaatattatttctttgtATAGAAATAAAAAGAGTACAGAAGAAAAAGAGCAAAATGGGAACAAGTTGTGAGTGATATAATAAGAGAGGGGCCACAACACAACCGCAAATTTATCAGTAGCAGCAGCAGCTTTCGTCATAAATTGCTACCCCTTTATTGGCGGTTTCTTATAGTCTTTTCATCCACATTATGTTATTAAGAGATTAAGCATGAAATCGTGGgatacctctttttttttttgaaaaaaatttaaatttattcaaacaaaaaaaacttttttacagAGTGAATTGCATATATACTccaaagaaatgaaaaaacaCAGACAAAGCTACTACTGCTCCTTTAACTTCTCCCAAACCAAATACTCATTGTCTTCTCGTGTTTCCCATCCGGTTTCCTTCTTAGCGATGTGATTCGATTTCGCACCATCTTATCCAATCTAATGTGAGATAACAAGTtaagtcccacatcggatattagaCAAAGgaaagtctaatatataaagagatatccaactctaatagtacgaggccttttgggaaggaaaccaaaagtaaatccatgcgggctagCCTcctaggcccaaagtggacaatatcgtactaataagataagatagagttggatacggaatttcacaatcccaacatcTAGCACTTAAACAAACTGCAGGCTGAGAAGACTCGCCAACTCTCCTCACATTTCTTTCATGCCAAATAGCATAAACTATCACTTGGATACAATATCTCATCAGATACAATAGCTCCTTCTCTTGCGAGCCAGTCACCACAGCTCGAATCACTCTGTTCCATTGATAAAGATTTTCCATCCCCCCCCCCCAAATTCTTTACCGTTCCCTTCCAAACTTCTTTATAGTAggagcactcaaagaagagatgatctATTGATTCCACTTCTGATTTGCACAACCAGCATACATGATCTGCCTGTGGATTCCACCTTAGTATTCTATCCCCTATCGCTAGTCTGTTATGAGCAGCTAACCACGTGATAAAAGAGAACTTGGGAGTAGCCCCCGCAAACCAAACTCCCTTGTACCAAGAAACTTTAGGAGATTTGCTCCTTGTAAGGCTCCAAATATGTGAAGTGAGAAAAATTTCTTTAAATTCCCCGTTCTCCCTCTGCCAAAGACTTACATCATCCTCTTGATTTAACCCCCGCCTCTTCAAGTTACTGATCTCCTCACCTATCATTCTAAGGAGCTaatctaatttatttaaaattcttaatatacaaaacaaaacaaaaatcgtTCTTGTTTAAAACATGCAAATCAAAGATCAAATACTTACCATGGTTCGAAAAATACATACAATgacatatttttatgtttataactCAATTATGTTAAGAAATTAATGTTTTGCCATGTTTAtttgctctgtttcttgttGTCTCTGTGCTTCtgtcaaaaacttaaaattggtaataatatctttatattttacccaaaaaaaaaaattaatgttttgCCATAAGTTGTTCCATACTGGTCAACAACATATCATTGTCTTCTCGATAACCAATATATACCTTAACAAAATAGCATAACAGAAAGCAAAAAGCAGAAACAGAAGAGGTGTAAAATTGGTTGCATAATTAATTTCGAATACATCATATCTTATATCCGAactttaaattttcttaaaactttatataaatatatttctaagTTACTATTTTGTTTTCCCTATAGTGGTTGATGAAGTTGACTAAAACTCTGACATAAATAAGTATATGATTTATAATTAACATCTGatttttttatccaaaaataaATCACTGCTTTTatgcataaaatataatttacttttcatgtatttttgtctgactttatatatttgttttcctCTCAAAATCGTTttaatgtattaattttttttcttaatttcataaatttcaatttgaaaaatattaatcgacatttatttattttttgaaaaaaataataattggcATTTGATCCAAATATTTCATATAGTGAAATTTCTAATGattgttaaaattattaaattctaATGTTATTGGTTAATGGATTCTAACATTTTTACTCAAATCCAGTGTTATtggttttgtaattatttaataatttataaagtctcttgttattcaaaaagtttggtttttaatgattctataattctatcaaatctagtgttattaaGACTTAAATTCTAAACAATTTTACTCATACAACAAAACTTCACAAATCTTTCATATGACCTCAAGATTCTTAAATCAGTAtacagtataacctctttaaattaatactctataaattaatatacactaaaaatctctataaaataatataattttatagttccaaattgagtttttgattcaattagtatatcgataaattaatatctttataaattaataataaaaaattatagttttggtgtagtcccaacattattaatttattgaggTTTCACTGTACTAGTATAGTTTGATAaacttttttaaatatgaaaaccatTTACAactctttaaaaatataacaaatctCTTGATTCTTACAATCAACCAACTCTACATAAATTCTACTCCCACTAACCCTTTAatgtattgattttttttcttagtttcataaatttcaatttgaaaaaatattaataggcatttatttttgtttatttttttgaatattaatcGGCATTTGATCCGAAGATTTCATATCTCTCACTAGTCACCTTTACATCCTATATATAGCATCCACTTCATAGCATTTTCCTCACTCGCAttcctcttttttctttctttatcctTGATttgtctctcttcttcctcataCAAAATAGAAAAGAGTTTCCTTCCGATCTACACTACACATAAATATATGTAACTGGAGACGAAAAGACTAAAGCAGAGATGGGTTCAAGGAGATTAATCATGGTGATGGGGATGGTAatggtggtggtgatgatgatggaTACGAGATGCGTATGTGCTCAGGATATCTCGAGAGGCAGTTTTCCAAAGGGCTTTGTCTTCGGAACTGCATCTTCTGCTTTTCAGGTCCCCTCTCCTCTCCActctctttatttttctatttattaatttaattacttcTTTGTTTATCTATTGTGTATAAGCTATTTATCTTTTCCTTTTAAGTGCTAagaaatctgaaaaaaaattttGTCCACGACCAGAAATAAGGCCATCATCAGAACATATACGTTCCCCATGTGATATGTTTTGTTCTTCCAACATCGAGTGTTAGATAAGTAGTTGCATCTGTTCTTGAAATATGATCCATAGATAAATACACGAATGATTGTGTGACGCGTAAACAAGACCACATACGTTCATGAGTCACGGGGCATTCAATACTTCCTGCTCCTTTTCTTGTgggttctgttttttttttcccaaaagtTCAGGTCTTTTCATACAACGACCCATTCTTTTACACATTTTCACAATAATATTTTCCCTTTTCTTTTTTCCCTCAATTCCAGCATAACCTGCAAGTCAAGTAAAACCAAAGTCTTTGCTTGTGTCTTCCTACCTAACCAAGCACATCCAATTAATGTTTCAATTACTAACGTTAGTGCATTTTTCTAGCTGGAATTTCGGATTCAGTGTTTAGAATATACCCAAAATGAAAATGAACATAATAATGGACAAAGCCTtgtaataaagaaataaaattactGATATCAATAATTGGTGCAGCACGAGGGAGCAGTAAAGGAAGAAGGAAGAGGTCCAACGATATGGGACACATTCTCCCACGCTTTTGGTAAAATCACTGATTTTAGCAACGCTGATATTGCTGTTGATCAGTACCACCGTTACGAGGTAACCCTAGTTTATACTATCAACAAACATTTGAATAAGTATACATTTCCAAAAGAAACGCAAGTAATTAGTTttgattaaaattataaaaaaatggcGAGTGCAGGAAGATGTACAACTCATGAAGAACATGGGCATGGACGCTTATAGATTTTCCATCTCGTGGGCACGCATCTTCCCAAGTACCACTATACATATCTTTGAAAGTTTTAGTACTATTTGAGATGACTCTTGATGGATCTATTGCTAATGATGATTAATATTATGTGTTGTTTACAGATGGCGTGGGACAAATAAACGAAGCCGGAATCGATCACTACAACAAACTCATAAATGCTTTACTTGCTAaaggtatttatttatttgtatctTTTTGTTGCATGTTTGTAAGGGTCCAACCTAGTCATCTAGTGAACATCAATCATTGAATacgttttttataaaattgctTTTGGTTGAATTTCACAagtattattaaaacaaaacaattgtAGGGATCGAGCCATACGTGACGTTATACCATTGGGACCTTCCTCAGGCACTCCATGATCGATACCTCGGTTGGCTAAACCCACAAATCATGTAACCTTATCCCATACAAAAATCCCACATAAAACTACTACATACACAGAGAAGAATCTTATGGTTTTATTGTTTTGGCAGAAATGATTTTGCAGCCTATGCAGAGGTTTGTTTCCAGAGATTTGGAGATAGAGTAAAACACTGGATCACATTCAATGAGCCACACACATTCGCTATACAAGGTTATGACGTTGGTCTACAAGCTCCAGGCCGTTGCACTATTCTTTTTAAGCTTACTTGTCGCTCTGGAAACTCATCCACCGAGCCTTACATCGTTGGTCACAATGTTCTTCTCACTCACGCCACCGTATCCGATATCTATAGGAAAAAGTATAAGGTAAGTCAATACTACATTGAAAACATTATATTATACGAAAGTTTAATTAAGATATACAATTCTGATGTATACATGTGATAGGCAAAACAAGGAGGTTCATTAGGGATAGCGTTTGATGTGATGTGGTATGAACCGGAGTCAAACAAGACAGAGGACATTGAAGCTGCACAAAGAGCTCAAGACTTTCAACTTGGCTGGTAAGCTTCAACAAAGCTATAAACTAATCCATAACGCAACCGCcgttaattaattaaaaagtgATATGTCTTAATACGATGTTAGGTTTTTGGATCCGTTGATGTTTGGGGACTACCCGAGTTCGATGAGAAGCAGAGTTGGAAGCAGATTGCCAGTATTCACGGGATCTCAGTCTGCTCTGATGAAGGGTTCACTAGATTTTGTAGGGATTAATCATTACACAACGTACTACGCAAGGAACAATGACACCAATCTTATTGGCACTCTCTTACACGACGCCGTTTCTGATTCTGGAACCGTCACTCTACGTAAGAAATGCACACTTGCCTCTCACTtaaagttaaaagttaaaaccatAGTTATGAGTATCTACTACCACTTCATTGATAATCTTTGTTTTCAATTTCAGCTTTCAAGGGTCTGAACGCAATAGGAGACAGAGTAAGTAAATATTATTATCATTAGTAACTctagttaattaattaatatctaAAAAATTTGTAAGCTGGTGTTAATTTCTGTTGATGTTGTGGACAGGCTAGTTCGATATGGTTGTACATAGTGCCTAGAGGGATGAGAAGCTTGATGAACTACGTCAAGCAACGATATGGAAACCCACCAGTCTTTATCACTGAAAATGGTAAAGCACACACATCCTTAAACCCTCTAGATCCACGAGAAAGAGActtgtgatgatgatgattgttTGTGTTTTGTTGTAGGAATGGACGATTCAAACAACGTTCTAATCTCAAGAGAAGAAGCTCTCAAGGATGCGAAGAGAATCAAGTACCATCATGACTATCTTTCTAGCTTACAAGCAGCGATTAAAGAGGATGGATGCAATGTGAAAGGGTACTTTGCGTGGTCGCTGTTGGACAATTGGGAATGGGCGGCTGGTTACAGTTCAAGATTTGGTCTCTACTTCGTTGATTATAGAGACAAGCTCAAAAGATACCCTAAGGACTCTGTTCGTTGGTTCACTTCTTTCTTGAACTCCACTTCTTGATATGTTATACATAACTATATGTTGTTAGTCATGGATTTCGatttataagaaaaacattAAGCACAAGAAAACCATTGGAGGTTAGTTTGTCAATGATACAGTTTCAAATTATACTGAAATGTCCTGCTATATTCTATTCTAATGATGAAAGAAAAATGAGAATATATAAATGATGTACTACAATAGAATCGATGGTCTCAATTTAATTCACatgtattcaaaattttgttttgaaaaaaatagaTCCAAAAAAATTGAATGCTCCACTTGCATGTATTCATCATCAACGATgattagaaacaaaaaaaaattaactaagtACATTTAATATATGCAGAGAGAATACCGCAATGAATTAAATTGAAAACGAAGTTGCTTAAATTTGGCATCCACAAATTCCTATTAGAAGGCTcatcttaaaaaaaaagtaaaattaaatgGGTTTTACCCTTAAAGCATTAAAATctaagttttattttctttgaaattttgaagattatatacaaaaagttataataagtgTATACTAGTAATCTTTGAGATATGGTCAAAATCTGTAACTAAATTATGGTAAAACACAATAATCGAATGAAGAGATAAAAGCGTGTGGAGATTTTTTTTggagaaataaattaaaagttagAAGTGTGCAAGTCAAGTGGCTCTCTCTGTGTGTGTGTGAGTGTATTTATAACTCATCATAAGATATCTCCTCTGCCATTACAATCGTCTCCACCGCAGCAATCTCCTTTTGCTTTTCTCTCTCATTTTCTCCACCgtaaccctctctctctctctctctcgctagTTCACTCTCAAGTCTCGTAGTAAGAGTATCTGCAAGGTAAAGTTCTCAACTTTTTTGCTTTTTATCTGCTCATTCGCCTGTTCTTGTCGTAATTTGAATCGATAGAtcattcattttttaaaaatatgggcTTTGCGATCGTACAAGCGTAGAAAATGATCTCTTTCTTTGATCAGACCAACCAAAACTGTTCGTGTCGCATTGCGTTAGTTTTGTCCAAACACGTGTGAATTTTATAACCTGGAAGCTTGTTCTGCTGTGATCTTCTTTCAAATCGATAGATCTGAGCTTATAAAGTGTTTGCTTTAATGCAGATTCACTACCcaattcattttatttatttagattaCGTGTTTACTTGCGTATTATTTGTTAAAAGTTTTACTCTTTTGTATGGTGAAGATGGTGAAGATATGCTGCATTGGCGCCGGCTACGTGGGCGGTCCAACCATGGCCGTGATGGCTCTCAAATGCCCCGAGATCGAAGTATCCGTCGTCGACATCTCCGAACCAAGGATCAACGCTTGGAACAGCGACAAGCTTCCCATCTACGAGCCAGGCTTGGACGACGTGGTCAAACAATGCAGAGGCAGAAACCTCTTCTTCAGCACAGACGTGGAGAGACACGTCTtcgagagcgacatcgtcttcgTCTCGGTCAA is part of the Brassica rapa cultivar Chiifu-401-42 chromosome A09, CAAS_Brap_v3.01, whole genome shotgun sequence genome and harbors:
- the LOC103840622 gene encoding beta-glucosidase 40 produces the protein MGSRRLIMVMGMVMVVVMMMDTRCVCAQDISRGSFPKGFVFGTASSAFQHEGAVKEEGRGPTIWDTFSHAFGKITDFSNADIAVDQYHRYEEDVQLMKNMGMDAYRFSISWARIFPNGVGQINEAGIDHYNKLINALLAKGIEPYVTLYHWDLPQALHDRYLGWLNPQIINDFAAYAEVCFQRFGDRVKHWITFNEPHTFAIQGYDVGLQAPGRCTILFKLTCRSGNSSTEPYIVGHNVLLTHATVSDIYRKKYKAKQGGSLGIAFDVMWYEPESNKTEDIEAAQRAQDFQLGWFLDPLMFGDYPSSMRSRVGSRLPVFTGSQSALMKGSLDFVGINHYTTYYARNNDTNLIGTLLHDAVSDSGTVTLPFKGLNAIGDRASSIWLYIVPRGMRSLMNYVKQRYGNPPVFITENGMDDSNNVLISREEALKDAKRIKYHHDYLSSLQAAIKEDGCNVKGYFAWSLLDNWEWAAGYSSRFGLYFVDYRDKLKRYPKDSVRWFTSFLNSTS